From the genome of Microtus pennsylvanicus isolate mMicPen1 chromosome 17, mMicPen1.hap1, whole genome shotgun sequence:
TGCTGTGTCCCAGCTTTcagggctggggggagggggctggcctGAACCCCTGAGGCTGAGTCTGTATTTGGACCCAGCTAATATCTGGGTCTGGTGCATGAGCCGCTGGCCTCTCCCCAGCACCTGCTCTGGCTGTGCCctcgtgggggtgggggtagggcagGAAAAATCTGGCCCATGTCACCCCAAGCCTGCCCAGCATGCCCCACTGCCCAATCCCTCTTACAAGCCAGGGGTCTTGGAGGAAAGGCCCCCTGAGTCCTCCACCCCTCTCGGCCTTGGTTCTGCAGCAGTATTCCTCAGAGTGGATTGCGCAGAGAGGAGCCTGACCTTCAGCCTCAGCCAGCCAGTGATGCCCTTCGTCCACGCCCTGCCCTTCCACCTCCCTCCAAGTCTGCGTTGCTTCCCCCACCATCACCTCGGGTGGGTAAGAGGGCTCTGCCAGGATCTAGTGCCCAGCCCCCAGCTACTCCCACTTCGCCCCATCGGCGTTCTCAGGAGCCCTCGCTGCCTGAGGACACCATCGCCGAAGAGAAGCGAGGGAAAAAGCCTAAGTCATCAGGGCCGTCGCTGGCGGGCACTGTGGAGTCCCGGCCCCAGACGCCACTGAGCGAGGCCTCGGGTCGCCTGTCAGCATTGGGCCGCTCACCCCGGCTGGTGCGCGCCAGCTCCCGCATCCTGGATAAGTTGCAATTCTTCGAGGAGCGGCGACGCAGCCTGGAGCGCAGCGATTCGCCACCAGCGCCCCTGCGGCCCTGGGTGCCCCTACGCAAGGCCCGCTCGTTAGAGCAGCCTAAGTCCGACGGCGGCGCCGCGTGGGGCACACCAGAGACCTCGCAGGAGGAGCTGCGGTCACCCCGGGGCAGTGTGGCAGAGCGGCGTCGCCTGTTTCAGCAGAAGGCGGCCTCGCTGGATGAGCGCACGCGACAGCGCAACGCAGCCTCGGACCTCGAGCTCCGCTTTGCCCAGGAGCTGGGTCGCATCCGCAGATCTACGTCGCGGGAGGAACTGGTGCGTTCGCACGAGTCCCTGCGTGCCACGCTGCAGCGCGCCCCATCTCCCCGAGAGCCCGGCGAGCCCCCACTCTTCTCCCGGCCCTCTACACCCAAGACTTCACGGGCGGTGAGCCCGGCCGCCACccagccacctcctcccagcaGCGCGGGCAAATCTGGGGACGAGCCTGGGAGGCCCCGCAGCCGAGGACCAGTGGGCAGGACTGAACTAGGGGAAGGCCCGCAGCAGGAGATTAAGCGTCGGGACCAGTTTCCCCTAACCAGGAGCAGAGCCATCCAGGAGAGCAGGAGCCCTGTGCCGCCGGGCACTGCTGATCCCCCAGAAAGCAGGACAAAAGCGCCCTCTGGTCGAAAACGGGAACCCCCTGCCCAAGCGGTGCGCTTTCTGCCCTGGGCCACTCCGGGTGTGGAGGGCGCTGTTCTGCCCCAAACCTTGGAGAAGAACAGAGCCGGGCCTGAGGCTGAGAAGAGGCTTCGCAGAGGACCTGAGGAGGATGGTCCCTGGGGGCCCTGGGACCGCAGAGGAACCCGCAGCCAAGGCAAAGGTCGCCGTGTTAGGCCCACGTCCCCTGAGCTCGGTAAGAGCACAGAAAGGGCAGAGAACAGCAAGGGTGAGCAGGCTAAGGGAACAGCAAGACTGCTTGGCGAAGCAAGTTTTTATTTGCTGCTTTTATTATTGACACAGGGGCTGGGATAAAGGTGCCATGTTAGAATCTGCTACTGCTAAGAAGGAAATGAGTGTGCTCGGTAGAGCAGAGATGTGAGCGAAGCCCGGGTGTCTGCTGTATGTCCTTTAAGGTCCAGTGAACTGCAAGGCAGTGAGGCCAAGGACCAGCAACTGGAGGAGGCGCTGGCTGGAACCTAAGGAGTTTTCATGACCCCCCTCCCTTTGTGGGAAAAGATAGCCTAAAATTACTGAAAAACCGAAGCATCCCTAACCCTTTGCTCTCTCGAACCGCACCCCCCACTACCCATTCCAACACTAGTCCCTATCCCGCTGGGGCCACAAAGGTCAGATCCACACTCACCTTCTAGCTTCCTTTGACTCATCCTTGCATCCTACCTCACTGATTCCTATGGATCATGCgcagcatcaccaacagaatgcTACTGTCCCTAACCCTGAATATTTCTAACAGCAACCCAGGGCCTGTAcctggagaagcagaggaaaacaCCCTTCACCTTCCCCCACGC
Proteins encoded in this window:
- the Speg gene encoding striated muscle preferentially expressed protein kinase isoform X11, producing the protein MKKLWVKKRFQKTGHSRRAFGRLTHVFRSCRKQSYDSETAEDDISDVQGTQRLELRDDRAFSTPTGGSDTLVGTSLDTPPTSVTGTSEEQVSWWGSGQTVLEQEAGSGGGTRPLPSSPRQAQTTGAGPRHLGVEPLVRASRANLVGASWGSEDSLSVASDLYGSAFSLYRGRALSIHVSIPQSGLRREEPDLQPQPASDALRPRPALPPPSKSALLPPPSPRVGKRALPGSSAQPPATPTSPHRRSQEPSLPEDTIAEEKRGKKPKSSGPSLAGTVESRPQTPLSEASGRLSALGRSPRLVRASSRILDKLQFFEERRRSLERSDSPPAPLRPWVPLRKARSLEQPKSDGGAAWGTPETSQEELRSPRGSVAERRRLFQQKAASLDERTRQRNAASDLELRFAQELGRIRRSTSREELVRSHESLRATLQRAPSPREPGEPPLFSRPSTPKTSRAVSPAATQPPPPSSAGKSGDEPGRPRSRGPVGRTELGEGPQQEIKRRDQFPLTRSRAIQESRSPVPPGTADPPESRTKAPSGRKREPPAQAVRFLPWATPGVEGAVLPQTLEKNRAGPEAEKRLRRGPEEDGPWGPWDRRGTRSQGKGRRVRPTSPELESSDDSYVSAGEEPLEAPVFEIPLQNMVVAPGDDVLLKCIITANPPPQVSWKKDGSILHSEGRLLIRSEGERHTLLLREARAADAGSYTATATNELGQASCASTLAVRPGGSTSPFSSPITSDEEYLSPPEEFPEPEETWPRTPTMKLSPSQDGDSSDSKAPPTFKVSLMDQSVREGQDVIMSIRVQGEPKPVVSWLRNRQPVRPDQRRFAEEAEGGLCRLRILAAERGDAGFYTCKAVNEYGARQCEARLEVRGE
- the Speg gene encoding striated muscle preferentially expressed protein kinase isoform X12, translated to MKKLWVKKRFQKTGHSRRAFGRLTHVFRSCRKQSYDSETAEDDISDVQGTQRLELRDDRAFSTPTGGSDTLVGTSLDTPPTSVTGTSEEQVSWWGSGQTVLEQEAGSGGGTRPLPSSPSSIPQSGLRREEPDLQPQPASDALRPRPALPPPSKSALLPPPSPRVGKRALPGSSAQPPATPTSPHRRSQEPSLPEDTIAEEKRGKKPKSSGPSLAGTVESRPQTPLSEASGRLSALGRSPRLVRASSRILDKLQFFEERRRSLERSDSPPAPLRPWVPLRKARSLEQPKSDGGAAWGTPETSQEELRSPRGSVAERRRLFQQKAASLDERTRQRNAASDLELRFAQELGRIRRSTSREELVRSHESLRATLQRAPSPREPGEPPLFSRPSTPKTSRAVSPAATQPPPPSSAGKSGDEPGRPRSRGPVGRTELGEGPQQEIKRRDQFPLTRSRAIQESRSPVPPGTADPPESRTKAPSGRKREPPAQAVRFLPWATPGVEGAVLPQTLEKNRAGPEAEKRLRRGPEEDGPWGPWDRRGTRSQGKGRRVRPTSPELESSDDSYVSAGEEPLEAPVFEIPLQNMVVAPGDDVLLKCIITANPPPQVSWKKDGSILHSEGRLLIRSEGERHTLLLREARAADAGSYTATATNELGQASCASTLAVRPGGSTSPFSSPITSDEEYLSPPEEFPEPEETWPRTPTMKLSPSQDGDSSDSKAPPTFKVSLMDQSVREGQDVIMSIRVQGEPKPVVSWLRNRQPVRPDQRRFAEEAEGGLCRLRILAAERGDAGFYTCKAVNEYGARQCEARLEVRGE